CAAAAATGTTTTGACTTTGACATGCTCATCCGCAATAAATTCAAATCTCATTCTTGGCACTCCTCGATAAAGGAGTCTCTCACGCGATTCCAAAAGCTGGTATGGCTAGGCGAAGCTACAAAGTTAATCTTATGATTATCGATTTGGTACTCGATACGGACAATATTTTTATAAGAAAACGTTTGATTATCGACCGCTATGGTATAGTAATCATTACGTGTCGGCAGCAGTTCAATCTTATCTTTTTTAGGAACAATAACTGAGGAACCCAAGGTACGATACACACGATTGTTGAGACTAGCAATCTCTGTCACTTGCAAGGCTTCAATCGTTGGGTGTAGGACTGCTCCTCCTAAAGATTTATTGTAGGCCGTACTACCAGTCGGCGTTGAGACAGAAATCCCATCGCCTCTGAAACGCTCAAAATGAACATTATTGATGACCACATCAACAACCATTGTTCTATCGGAGCGTTTAATGGTTGCTTCATTAAGCGCTCGAATAGTTCGCGTTTCACCATTTTCAAAAGTCAGCTTGACATTCAAAATCGGATAAGAGACCTTAGCACCTGTGTCCAATTTCAGATTTTCCACTAATTTGTCGATTTCAAAGTCTCGATAGTCCGTATAAAAACCCAAATGTCCCGTATGAACACCGACAAAGCGAACCTTATCCAGCTGATCTTCATACTTGTGGAAGGCTGATAGCAGCATCCCATCACCACCAACAGAAATCACGATATCTGGATTTTTGGGTGTCAGGATAAAGCCTGCTTTCCGCAATTTTTGCATCAGAGCTTGAAATACTTCCTCACTCTGCCTTTTGCGATTGCGGATAATCGCAATTTTTTTACCTGTATTCTTCATCTGTATCGTCACTATTTCCAACACCATCATTTAACTTGCGGTGCAGAGGATCAAAGAGTGCTTGTGCTTCTTGGATGGCATCACGAATGGCTCCCATCTCTTCGTCTAGCTGGTAGGCCAGATTGGCCGTTATCTCCAAGCGTTTCTTGATCTCCTCCGGAAATTCTCCTTTATACTTATAGTTTAAAGAGTGCTCAATCGTTGCCCAAAAGTTCATGGACAAGGTACGAATCTGAATTTCTGCTAAGATAACTTTGTTTCCGTTAATCGTATCTACCTGATATTCAACGATGGCATGGTAGCTACGGTAACCGCTGGCTTTTTGTTTTTGTATGTAATCACGCTCCTGGACGATACGCATATCTGTCCGATTTCGCAAAACTTCCAAAACTTCATCCACATCGTCTACAAATTGAACCATAACACGCAAACCAGCAATATCCTGCATCTCTTGGGCTAAGTTTTCCTCAGTAATCCCTCGAAGCTCCATTTTCTCCTTGATGCTTTCAATATGCTTTACGCGACCAGTTACAAACTCAATTGGTGAATGGCGTTGCTGTTTGCGATACTGTTTGCGAATACCGCGAAGCTTGATTTTCAACTCACCAACTGCCTGAATATATGGATCCAGAAAATCTTCCCAATCTATTGTCATATACATACCTTGTCATCTATTCGTTTTTTGTATAAAATAAACACAGTTGTTATTATAACATAAAATCGCTTTCAGATAAAGAAAAGGATTTAAAAATGAACCATTTAGAAATAGAATACAAAACAATGCTAACAGAAGACGAACATAAACGACTTCTGACCTTCTTTGATCATGTCCAGCCAATTTTCCAAGTCAACTATTATATTGATTCGGCTGACTTTGCTCTCCGTGAAGCTCGTATGGCTCTGCGAGTCCGAACCACTCCTGAGGATGCAGAGTTTACTCTAAAAATTCCTCAAAAACTTGGAAATTTCGAGTATAACCAAGCCTTGTCCAAAGATGAATTTAAGAAAATTACAGAAAAATTGCAATTCCCTCAGGGAGAAATCCTAGACAAACTTCAAGAGAAAAAAATCCCAGTTGACAAACTGACAATCCTCGGAACCCTTGAAAATATTCGCTACGAAAAACAAGATACACTCGGTCTTTTTGCCTTGGACGAAAGCCGTTACTTTGGTAAAAAAGATTTCGAACTAGAATTAGAAATCAATAATATCGAAGAAGGGGAACAGAAATTCAAAGACTTTTTAAATGAAAAGCAAATCCAATACAAGCCTGGTAAAAGTAAGATTGCTAGATTTTCCGAAAACTTGTAAAAATGCTGAAATAATCTCATTTTTTTGGTAGAATAATACTTATAAATCTAAAGAGACAAAAAGAGGATGGTCATTCTAATGTCAGACAAAAAAATATGAAGCTTTTCTCCCTCAATTCCAATCACTCAATCGCTGAGAAGATTGCTGAAGCTGCTGGTCTACCGTTAGGCAAGCTCTCTTCCCGTCAATTTTCTGATGGCGAGATTCAGATTAACATTGAGGAGAGTGTCCGTGGCTACGATATTTACATCATTCAATCCACCAGCTTTCCGGTCAATAATCACTTGATGGAGTTATTGATTATGGTCGATGCTTGTAAACGAGCAAGTGCCAATACCGTGACCGTTGTCATGCCCTATTTCGGTTATGCCCGCCAAGATCGGACGGCTGCTCCTCGCGAGCCAATCACTGCAAAACTCGTTGCCAATATGCTGGTTGGAGCTGGCGTAGACAGAGTTATCTCACTTGACCTTCACGCCGTCCAAGTACAAGGCTTCTTTGATATCCCAGTCGATAACCTCTTCACAATTCCGTTGTTTGCTGAACATTATTGCAACATGGGCTTAACTGGTGAGGATGTCGTCGTTGTCAGTCCGAAAAATTCTGGCGTCAAGCGCGCTCGTAGTTTGGCAGAATATCTTGATGCTCCAATCGCTATCATCGACTATGGTGAAGATGAAGCAGGACGCTCTGAAGGCTATATCATCGGTGATGTTGAAGGCAGAAAAGCGATTTTGATTGACGATATCTTAAATACTGGACGTACTTTCTCAGAAGCTGCTAAAATCGTCGAACGCGAAGGAGCTGTCGAAATCTATGCCGTATCTAGTCATGGCTTATTTGCAGATAAGGCTGCAGAATTGCTAGACAATGTCCCTATCCGAGAAATCTTGGTGACTGACTCTGTTGATACGAAAGAAAAGACTCCGAAGAATGTTCACTACATCACAGCCAGCGAGTTGATTGGCGATGCTATCGTGCGTATCCAAGAAAGAAGACCAGTCAGCCCACTATTTGCTTTTCAAAAGAAATAAGAGATAAGATTCGTGATTTATTTAGATAATGCTGCTACGACTGCCTTGTCGCCTGCCGCAATTGAGTCCATGACTCAGGCAATGACAATCTTCGGAAATCCATCCAGTACCCACAGCCACGGTCGAGAAGCCAATAAGCTGCTTAGGCAGGCTCGCGAAGATATTGCCAAGGTTCTACACACACAGAGTAAAAATGTTCTCTTCACCTCAGGAGGAACTGAAAGCAATAACACTGCCATTAAGGGCTATGCCCTGCGGCATCAAGATCAAGGCAAACATATTATTACTACTGCCATTGAACACCATGCGGTTTTAGAACCTGTTGAATACTTGGTAGAGCACTTTGGCTTTGAATCCACTATTATTCAGCCAGTGGATGGGCAAATCCGAACTGAAGATATCAAGAATGCCCTCAGACCGGATACTATCCTCGTCTCAGTCATGGCTGTCAATAATGAAACAGGCTACATTTTGCCGATTCAAGAAATTGGTGAATTGCTAAAAGATCATCCTGCTGCTTTTCATGTCGATGCAGTCCAAGCTGTCGGCAAGCTCCCTATCTATCCTGAAGGATGGGGAATCAATTTCTTGAGTGCCTCAGCCCACAAATTCCACGGCCCAAAAGGAGTCGGATTTCTCTATGCTGACCAGATGGATTTTGATAATTTCATGCATGGCGGCGATCAAGAAAATAAGCATCGAGCAGGTACAGAAAACCTCGTTTCGATTGTTGGGATGGCAACTGCCCTTTCTGAAAGTGTTGCCCATTTAGAGGAAAATCTGGCGCATGCCCAGCAGTTAAAAGATACTTTACTGGACAACCTAACGGATATAGACTACTACCTAAACGAAAGTCAGCCTAGCCTGCCTTATGTTGTCAATATTGGATTTCCAAACCAAAAGAATGATCTTATCTTGCTTCAAATGGACCTTAATGGCTTTTCAATCTCGACTGGCTCTGCTTGTACAGCAGGAGCTGTTCAGCCCAGCCATGTCCTTCAAGCCCTCTATGGGCGAGATTCTGAACGCCTAAAAGAATCCATTCGTATCAGTGTGTCAGACCAAACTAGCATCCAAGAAATCAAACTCTTCAGCCAAAAACTAAAAGAAATACTAGGAGGATAAGATGGCTTTTCAAACATCTGTTAGCTTAGCAAACTGCAACTTCACCTATTCGCTCCATCCAAACGTTAAAAAATTTGCCTTGCGGGACAACACATTCGTTGAAACAAAAGTTGGAAATTACGAGCTTTCTCGCTTACTAGAGGAGGTGCCCAACAGTGGCGATGGATTCTTGCTTAAGATTATCATCAATAAGGATTTAAACGGAGCAAAAATCAATATTACCGACAAATCTGGTTTAAGACTGGTTAATATCTTCAAATCAGAAAAACATGATATCATTCAGCAAAAATTCTATTTCCTGATGGATAGTTTAGTTGAAAGAGACATTTTTGAAAAAACACCCCAATAAAACGGTGAGACAATGAACTAATTGTTCAAAAATAGAGCTTGCTCACTTGTTTCTAAACTCCCAAACCCTTGAGCTGGAAACTATCTCATCACAAGCTTTTGAACAGGATAAAAAAGAGGCTGGGACAAAAGTCCTAGCCTCTCAATGGTCTTTGGATTGTCAAGCAAGACGCAGTGGTTGAGTGGGCTCTATTACGCTGATTTCATCAGCTTTTACAGCCCTACTCAACTGTGCGGAGGTGGAACTACGAAATCGAATTCTAACGAATTACCGATTTCTGTCCCACTCTCTTTTCTGCGCTATTAGTTTTACTTATTGGCATTAGCATATTTTGCTCATCAAATTAGTTGATTTTTTCACAAACTTTCTATAAAATAGAAAATAGAAAGGTCGTGATTTTGTGAAAACTGAAAAAAGCAATTCTATTCCCCGTGCTACTGCTAAGCGGCTCTCGCTCTACTATCGAATTTTCAAACGATTTAACTCTGAGAATATCGAAAAAGCCAATTCAAAACAAATCGCAGAGGCGATTGGAATCGACTCTGCTACTGTTCGGCGTGATTTTTCTTACTTCGGTGAGTTGGGGCGCAGAGGTTTTGGCTACGATGTCAAGAAACTCATGAATTTCTTTGCCAATCTTCTCAACGATAACTCGATTACAAATGTCATGATTGTTGGTGTCGGAAATATGGGACGTGCTCTTTTACACTACCGTTTTCACGAACGCAATAAAATGAAAATCGTGATGGCCTTTGATACAGATGATTATTCTGATGTCGGAACCACCACAAATGATGGAATTCCTATTTACGGAATTTCTCAAATTAAAGAAAAAGTCCAAGAAGGAAATGTAAAGACTGCCATTCTGACAGTACCAAGTGTTAAGGCGCAAGAAGTCGCATCCATCTTGGTAGATGCTGGTATCAAAGGAATTCTCTGCTTCTCTCCTGTGCACTTGTCTGTCCCTAAAGATGTTGTTGTGCAGTACGTAGACCTAACCAGCGAACTCCAAACCTTGCTCTATTTCATGAGAAAAGATGATGAGTAAGATGAGAAAGGAAACATCCACTTTATGAAAAAACCGATTATCGGTATAACAGGAAACCAAAGGGACATCCCAAATGACCAATTCATTCATATAAGTTATACTGCAACTGGCTTTATTGAGGGAATCAAACAAGTCGGAGGCATTCCAATTATCTTGCCCATTGGTGATGAGGAATTAGCCGAGTCTTATATTACTATGATTGACAAACTGATTTTGACTGGTGGGCAAAATGTCAACCCTCATTTCTACGGCGAAGAGCAGACTATCGTAAGTGACGATTATCTGCTTCAAAGGGATCTCTTTGAACTGGCTCTCATCCGAGAAGCGCGAAAGCAAAACAAGCCTATTTTTGGCGTCTGTCGCGGTACCCAGCTTTACAATGTCGCCATGGGTGGCACACTTCACCAAGACATTGAAAATCACTGGCAAGATAGCACCGCTCAATATACCACACAGACTATGGTCACTAAAAACGGCTCCATCCTCCATGAATTATACGGTTCTACTTGCCAAATTAACTCATTCCATCACCAAAGTATCAAAGATTTAGCAAGAAATTTGGAAGTTATTGCCTACGATCCTAGTGACAAGGTCATTGAGGCGGTTACCTCGACTGATGGGAGTCCCTTCCTCGGTGTTCAGTGGCATCCAGAATACCTCTTCCCTACAAGACCAGGGGATTTAGCCTTGTTTGATTATGTGGTTCATAAACTTTAGATCAAATCCGTTTTTTCACGATAGCTATAATAATCATGTTTTGAGACGATTAAATGATCTAAAAGAACCAAGCCCATTAGCTCACAGGCCTCTTTCATATGTTTGGTGACTTCGTCGTCATTCTTACTTGGCAGTGTTACTCCAGAAGGATGATTATGCACAAGTATAATAGCGGTCGCCAAGTGTTTAAGCGCATAATGCAAAATTTCGCGCGGTTCAGCAATGCTTCTAGTTACCGTGCCTACAAAGATTGTCTGCTGATGGATAATCTGGTTTTGACTGTTGAGATAAATAGCGACTAAACACTCCTGCTTTTTATCTCCCAATTCTACCTGCATTTTACGAGCCAGTTTTTGACTTCCAAGAATTTGCTCCCTCTCCAGCACTTCCGCCTTATTGATACGGCAGCCAAGCTCAATAATAGCCTGTAACTCAACAGCCTTCACAGGCCCAATTCCCGAAATTGTCTGCAATTCTTGCAAAGTCAGATATTTCAAATCATTCAAACTAGAAATCGATGATAAAATCTTTTGAGAAACTTGAAAGACAGTTTCTTTTTTGCTGCCTGTTCGCAAAAATATAGATAATAATTCCTGATTACTGAGTTTATCCGCTCCTTCTCTTATCAGCCGTTCACGCGGCATCATGCTTATGTCATCCTGCAATGAAATACGATACATATCAACCTCCTTACCTATTAATTCGATATTCAGTAAAAAAAGAACCTAAATAAATGAACTACATACCAAAAGGTTAGACACAAAATCTATCGATTAGGCGAGTTCATTTATTTAGGCTATTTATTATTAATTGCTAAATCTTATCATATTTGTTGCTTGCTGTTGTAACAGCCTCTCTAACGGATGTAGACCATTGTCCCTTGATGGCACTATCTAAAGTATCATTAATCCCCTTGATAGCCAACTTTCCTTCCTTTGCAACTTTACTAATCGCTTCCTTAGATTTGGTCTTAATACCATCACTTTTACTAAGAATATGTGGAGCATAAACATTTGTTATCAAAGATTTTTCAATCTGTTTTTGAATAGCAAGCAGACGCGTTCCTAAATCATCGAAATTTCCTACAGTAAATACACCTGTAATATCCTCAGTTAATGTTGTTGCCATTTTAGCATCACTTCCTTTTACTCTCTAGTTTTATTATTGTCATCTGCGGCTATTCTCCTACGCAGATAAGCCTCCTCTAACTTATCATCTAGATATCGTCTTTCTCGTCGGAAATTATCACTCTCTTTTAAAGATTCTAATTCCAATATTTTTTGCGCCTCCGTCAAGGCATCTTCCGATAACATTTGGTAAGATTCCATCTCTCTAT
This genomic window from Streptococcus cristatus AS 1.3089 contains:
- a CDS encoding CYTH domain-containing protein, with product MNHLEIEYKTMLTEDEHKRLLTFFDHVQPIFQVNYYIDSADFALREARMALRVRTTPEDAEFTLKIPQKLGNFEYNQALSKDEFKKITEKLQFPQGEILDKLQEKKIPVDKLTILGTLENIRYEKQDTLGLFALDESRYFGKKDFELELEINNIEEGEQKFKDFLNEKQIQYKPGKSKIARFSENL
- a CDS encoding GTP pyrophosphokinase, which gives rise to MTIDWEDFLDPYIQAVGELKIKLRGIRKQYRKQQRHSPIEFVTGRVKHIESIKEKMELRGITEENLAQEMQDIAGLRVMVQFVDDVDEVLEVLRNRTDMRIVQERDYIQKQKASGYRSYHAIVEYQVDTINGNKVILAEIQIRTLSMNFWATIEHSLNYKYKGEFPEEIKKRLEITANLAYQLDEEMGAIRDAIQEAQALFDPLHRKLNDGVGNSDDTDEEYR
- a CDS encoding DUF1831 domain-containing protein, with amino-acid sequence MAFQTSVSLANCNFTYSLHPNVKKFALRDNTFVETKVGNYELSRLLEEVPNSGDGFLLKIIINKDLNGAKINITDKSGLRLVNIFKSEKHDIIQQKFYFLMDSLVERDIFEKTPQ
- a CDS encoding redox-sensing transcriptional repressor Rex, translated to MKTEKSNSIPRATAKRLSLYYRIFKRFNSENIEKANSKQIAEAIGIDSATVRRDFSYFGELGRRGFGYDVKKLMNFFANLLNDNSITNVMIVGVGNMGRALLHYRFHERNKMKIVMAFDTDDYSDVGTTTNDGIPIYGISQIKEKVQEGNVKTAILTVPSVKAQEVASILVDAGIKGILCFSPVHLSVPKDVVVQYVDLTSELQTLLYFMRKDDE
- a CDS encoding NAD kinase; amino-acid sequence: MKNTGKKIAIIRNRKRQSEEVFQALMQKLRKAGFILTPKNPDIVISVGGDGMLLSAFHKYEDQLDKVRFVGVHTGHLGFYTDYRDFEIDKLVENLKLDTGAKVSYPILNVKLTFENGETRTIRALNEATIKRSDRTMVVDVVINNVHFERFRGDGISVSTPTGSTAYNKSLGGAVLHPTIEALQVTEIASLNNRVYRTLGSSVIVPKKDKIELLPTRNDYYTIAVDNQTFSYKNIVRIEYQIDNHKINFVASPSHTSFWNRVRDSFIEECQE
- the radC gene encoding RadC family protein, with amino-acid sequence MYRISLQDDISMMPRERLIREGADKLSNQELLSIFLRTGSKKETVFQVSQKILSSISSLNDLKYLTLQELQTISGIGPVKAVELQAIIELGCRINKAEVLEREQILGSQKLARKMQVELGDKKQECLVAIYLNSQNQIIHQQTIFVGTVTRSIAEPREILHYALKHLATAIILVHNHPSGVTLPSKNDDEVTKHMKEACELMGLVLLDHLIVSKHDYYSYREKTDLI
- a CDS encoding gamma-glutamyl-gamma-aminobutyrate hydrolase family protein produces the protein MKKPIIGITGNQRDIPNDQFIHISYTATGFIEGIKQVGGIPIILPIGDEELAESYITMIDKLILTGGQNVNPHFYGEEQTIVSDDYLLQRDLFELALIREARKQNKPIFGVCRGTQLYNVAMGGTLHQDIENHWQDSTAQYTTQTMVTKNGSILHELYGSTCQINSFHHQSIKDLARNLEVIAYDPSDKVIEAVTSTDGSPFLGVQWHPEYLFPTRPGDLALFDYVVHKL
- a CDS encoding ribose-phosphate diphosphokinase; this encodes MKLFSLNSNHSIAEKIAEAAGLPLGKLSSRQFSDGEIQINIEESVRGYDIYIIQSTSFPVNNHLMELLIMVDACKRASANTVTVVMPYFGYARQDRTAAPREPITAKLVANMLVGAGVDRVISLDLHAVQVQGFFDIPVDNLFTIPLFAEHYCNMGLTGEDVVVVSPKNSGVKRARSLAEYLDAPIAIIDYGEDEAGRSEGYIIGDVEGRKAILIDDILNTGRTFSEAAKIVEREGAVEIYAVSSHGLFADKAAELLDNVPIREILVTDSVDTKEKTPKNVHYITASELIGDAIVRIQERRPVSPLFAFQKK
- a CDS encoding cysteine desulfurase family protein codes for the protein MIYLDNAATTALSPAAIESMTQAMTIFGNPSSTHSHGREANKLLRQAREDIAKVLHTQSKNVLFTSGGTESNNTAIKGYALRHQDQGKHIITTAIEHHAVLEPVEYLVEHFGFESTIIQPVDGQIRTEDIKNALRPDTILVSVMAVNNETGYILPIQEIGELLKDHPAAFHVDAVQAVGKLPIYPEGWGINFLSASAHKFHGPKGVGFLYADQMDFDNFMHGGDQENKHRAGTENLVSIVGMATALSESVAHLEENLAHAQQLKDTLLDNLTDIDYYLNESQPSLPYVVNIGFPNQKNDLILLQMDLNGFSISTGSACTAGAVQPSHVLQALYGRDSERLKESIRISVSDQTSIQEIKLFSQKLKEILGG